One window of the Thermococcus sp. P6 genome contains the following:
- a CDS encoding transglutaminase-like domain-containing protein produces the protein MMKFSLTIALALMVITAGCISFPPGSSTTMPKAPGPANEGFSLPDRNGTFNCSGILWRYVLREALGCMLNEEELNALSPLAERLRGENLTRSVWNVLRWEGEELSYDYEKAREPSVRIVTHPDGHQEVIEGRNNTIQTPYETIKRKKGVCADYTVLTVALLLAMNHSPVYAMEMNLTGEGHAAALVRIGGWYFFLDQHLPPMDPASYYRHWKREGRDVLNATLYEVTIRGNKADVRVLGTVSKGWFLGQDYTVTDADVRGLALSMMSLLRDRYNLKADGSLREAGGGFPEGYGKIRRWEVTYYALADAYHPLFRDGYSEWLVSRMLSNGELEEEIEKSDAVWIDARKEGEDLILTIYLGSS, from the coding sequence ATGATGAAGTTCTCCCTGACGATCGCCCTCGCCCTCATGGTGATCACGGCGGGCTGTATCTCCTTCCCTCCCGGCAGCTCAACGACAATGCCAAAGGCCCCGGGGCCGGCCAACGAGGGTTTCTCCCTTCCCGATCGGAATGGAACCTTCAACTGCTCCGGGATCCTGTGGCGCTACGTCCTGAGGGAGGCTCTTGGGTGCATGCTCAACGAAGAGGAGCTCAATGCCCTCTCCCCTCTGGCGGAACGGCTGAGGGGTGAGAACCTAACCCGGAGCGTATGGAACGTCCTCAGGTGGGAGGGGGAAGAACTGAGCTACGACTATGAAAAGGCCAGAGAACCCTCCGTGAGGATAGTAACCCATCCCGATGGACATCAGGAGGTCATTGAGGGACGGAACAACACCATCCAGACGCCCTACGAAACGATAAAGAGGAAAAAGGGGGTATGTGCGGACTACACCGTCCTAACGGTCGCGCTGCTTCTGGCGATGAACCACTCCCCGGTCTACGCCATGGAGATGAACCTCACGGGGGAGGGCCACGCGGCGGCACTGGTGAGGATTGGGGGATGGTACTTCTTCCTCGACCAGCACCTGCCACCCATGGACCCCGCTTCCTACTACCGCCACTGGAAAAGGGAGGGAAGGGATGTACTCAACGCAACGCTCTACGAGGTCACCATCCGAGGAAACAAAGCGGATGTGAGGGTCCTCGGGACCGTCTCCAAAGGGTGGTTCCTCGGGCAGGATTATACAGTGACCGATGCCGACGTCAGGGGTCTGGCCCTCTCGATGATGAGCCTTCTCCGGGATAGATACAACCTGAAAGCGGACGGGTCCCTGCGGGAAGCGGGTGGAGGTTTTCCAGAGGGCTACGGAAAGATCCGGAGGTGGGAGGTCACTTACTACGCTCTGGCGGATGCCTACCATCCCCTGTTCCGTGATGGATACTCTGAGTGGCTGGTTTCCAGAATGCTCTCGAATGGAGAGCTCGAGGAAGAGATCGAGAAAAGCGATGCGGTCTGGATAGACGCAAGAAAGGAAGGCGAGGACCTGATCCTCACCATCTACCTCGGTAGTTCTTAG